One Flagellimonas sp. CMM7 genomic region harbors:
- a CDS encoding VWA domain-containing protein — protein sequence MKNTLQYLIISIFTIVLFSCGNADDDASFDLNQGELGQGKDPDNCLGFEDNELLLSIQDQFTALPGKVSILFKVSDLQGNPISGLTANQFTIYEQGRNDDCFNTISSSESQARISSNSQVFSNNTLLILDLSNSVLESSLEELKTASTSFVANVIPSPETDSFKMAIYWFDGENELHLLNPLTSSATELTAAIDGITADISNDPSTDLYGAVIKSTNIAEDLIQENNKASVIGAASIVLFTDGTDQASRFTEEAALKAVNDTNRNISFFTIGLGAEIDTQVLTEIGKTASVFAGNKEELETTFTQISQRVSEQANSFYLFEYCTPKRDGSGNNNLVIQLSNGGLQGAVQTRFSADGFTGGCE from the coding sequence ATGAAAAACACATTGCAATACCTCATTATTTCAATTTTTACAATTGTTCTTTTTTCCTGTGGAAATGCTGACGATGATGCTAGTTTCGACCTTAATCAAGGTGAATTGGGACAAGGGAAAGATCCAGATAATTGTCTTGGTTTTGAAGATAACGAACTGTTGTTGTCCATTCAGGATCAATTTACAGCATTGCCAGGAAAGGTTTCCATTCTGTTCAAAGTTTCTGACCTTCAGGGAAACCCTATTTCTGGTTTAACGGCAAATCAGTTTACCATATATGAGCAAGGCAGAAATGATGATTGTTTTAACACCATCTCATCTTCTGAATCACAAGCCAGAATTTCTTCAAACTCCCAAGTTTTTAGCAATAACACCTTATTGATTCTGGATTTGAGCAATAGCGTGTTAGAAAGCAGTCTAGAAGAATTAAAGACAGCTTCAACCAGTTTTGTTGCCAATGTGATTCCATCACCTGAAACTGACTCTTTTAAAATGGCGATTTATTGGTTTGACGGAGAAAATGAATTACACCTTCTCAACCCATTAACATCCTCTGCAACAGAACTCACCGCTGCCATTGATGGCATTACAGCTGATATTAGTAATGATCCTTCAACTGACTTGTATGGAGCAGTTATTAAATCAACGAATATTGCTGAAGATTTAATTCAAGAAAACAATAAGGCTTCGGTAATAGGTGCTGCTTCCATTGTTTTATTTACCGATGGTACAGATCAAGCATCTCGTTTTACTGAAGAAGCCGCTCTAAAAGCTGTCAATGACACAAATCGTAATATTTCCTTTTTTACTATTGGTCTTGGCGCTGAAATTGATACCCAAGTATTAACAGAAATTGGAAAAACAGCCAGTGTTTTTGCTGGTAATAAAGAAGAACTGGAAACCACATTCACGCAGATATCTCAACGAGTATCTGAACAAGCCAATAGTTTCTACCTTTTTGAATATTGTACTCCCAAACGCGATGGCAGTGGAAACAACAACTTGGTTATTCAACTAAGTAATGGTGGTCTTCAAGGAGCGGTACAAACCAGGTTCAGTGCTGATGGATTTACTGGAGGATGTGAATAA
- a CDS encoding xanthine dehydrogenase family protein molybdopterin-binding subunit gives MSTNTALTFSRRAFMRTSSLAGGGMLIGFNLFQACKPKAAPPIDLSQLNYNDFNAFIKIADNGAVTIFSPNPEIGQGVKTSMPMIIAEELDVAWKDVYVEQGILDTENYTRQVAGGSQSIRHGWDALRQTGATAKQMLVNAAAARWGVDASECTVSDGVITNAAGETLGFGDVVKEASMLEVPEDVALKEPKDYKIIGKDAPNVDIHKIATGQPLFGLDYKVDGMVYAAVVRPPAFGHKLVSYDDTAAKAMPGVLNVIKIGEKVRGLLAEDPSFSSKISASDKVVVVAESTWQAMKAKEAIEAEWEEDTSMESTEEHDKILTDLLDGSNFKTERSDGNIKKAFAEADEILERTYESPFLPHNCMEPMNFFANVTEERVHLAGPIQTPAWKAGLVAKMFGREESDIYLEMTRMGGGFGRRLYGDFVLEAAEISSVIKKPVKVVYSREDDMEDGIYRMAIKYRIKAGVKDGKVTAYHLKEAAINDNMYGLIPNFFPAGAIENYQVDTANYKSNITTGAWRAPYTNFLAYAEQSFFDELAELMEVDKIQMRLDLLDKVKPEEDERIQYSPDRMKEVIKVAVEKSGWGTKPKNIHQGFVSYYCHNTHVAEVADVEVENGEPVVKKITCVVDCGIVVNPMGALNQIEGGVIDGVGHSMYGELQFENGRPTASNFDKYRMIRMREAPLVETHFVKNEFSPTGLGEPTLPPAGGAVANAFKAATGNRLYKQPFTKTPELLKVPSKEIIG, from the coding sequence ATGTCAACAAATACAGCATTAACATTCAGCAGAAGAGCTTTTATGCGAACCTCATCTCTCGCAGGGGGCGGTATGCTGATTGGTTTCAACTTATTCCAGGCGTGCAAGCCAAAAGCCGCACCACCAATAGATCTTTCCCAGTTAAATTACAATGACTTCAACGCTTTTATCAAAATTGCAGATAATGGAGCAGTAACCATTTTCTCTCCTAATCCTGAAATAGGCCAAGGCGTAAAAACCTCCATGCCAATGATTATTGCCGAAGAGCTTGATGTGGCATGGAAAGATGTCTATGTTGAACAAGGTATTCTAGATACTGAAAACTATACTAGACAAGTAGCAGGAGGTAGTCAATCCATTCGTCATGGGTGGGACGCCCTAAGACAAACAGGTGCCACTGCTAAACAAATGTTGGTCAATGCTGCGGCAGCTCGTTGGGGAGTTGACGCGTCAGAATGCACTGTTAGCGATGGTGTTATCACCAATGCCGCAGGTGAAACTTTGGGCTTTGGAGATGTCGTAAAAGAAGCATCCATGTTGGAAGTTCCGGAAGATGTGGCATTAAAAGAACCAAAAGATTATAAAATTATTGGTAAAGATGCTCCCAATGTAGACATCCATAAGATTGCCACAGGGCAACCTTTGTTTGGATTGGATTATAAAGTTGACGGAATGGTCTATGCAGCCGTGGTACGTCCACCAGCATTTGGTCATAAATTGGTTTCCTATGATGACACAGCGGCAAAAGCAATGCCGGGTGTGCTGAATGTTATAAAAATTGGTGAAAAGGTTAGAGGACTTCTTGCAGAAGACCCTAGTTTCTCTAGCAAAATATCTGCAAGTGATAAGGTTGTGGTGGTTGCCGAGTCTACATGGCAGGCGATGAAAGCAAAAGAAGCAATTGAGGCTGAATGGGAAGAGGACACATCCATGGAAAGTACCGAAGAACATGATAAGATACTTACAGATTTATTAGATGGAAGTAACTTTAAAACCGAACGTTCAGATGGTAATATAAAAAAGGCTTTTGCCGAAGCTGATGAAATTTTGGAACGTACTTATGAGTCTCCTTTTTTACCTCATAACTGTATGGAGCCTATGAACTTCTTTGCAAACGTTACCGAAGAGAGAGTACATTTGGCAGGCCCAATTCAAACTCCAGCATGGAAGGCAGGTCTTGTAGCCAAAATGTTTGGAAGAGAAGAAAGTGACATTTACTTAGAAATGACCCGAATGGGTGGTGGTTTTGGTAGAAGGCTCTATGGGGATTTTGTACTTGAAGCTGCAGAAATCTCCAGTGTCATCAAAAAGCCAGTTAAGGTAGTTTACTCCAGAGAAGATGATATGGAAGATGGTATTTATAGAATGGCCATCAAATACAGGATCAAAGCAGGGGTGAAGGATGGAAAAGTAACAGCTTACCATTTAAAAGAAGCGGCCATCAACGATAACATGTATGGGTTGATTCCTAACTTCTTTCCGGCTGGTGCCATAGAAAATTACCAAGTGGATACTGCTAATTATAAGAGTAATATTACTACAGGGGCTTGGAGAGCTCCATATACCAATTTCTTGGCGTATGCTGAGCAAAGTTTCTTTGATGAACTGGCTGAGTTGATGGAAGTAGATAAAATTCAAATGAGATTGGATCTACTCGATAAGGTCAAGCCAGAAGAAGATGAACGAATTCAGTACTCACCGGACCGTATGAAGGAGGTAATTAAAGTTGCCGTTGAGAAATCTGGTTGGGGAACAAAACCTAAAAACATACATCAGGGGTTTGTGAGCTACTATTGCCATAATACCCATGTAGCCGAAGTTGCGGATGTTGAAGTTGAAAATGGTGAGCCAGTGGTTAAGAAAATTACTTGCGTGGTAGACTGCGGAATTGTTGTTAACCCTATGGGAGCACTAAATCAAATTGAAGGTGGCGTTATAGATGGCGTTGGACATTCCATGTATGGCGAATTGCAATTTGAAAACGGAAGACCAACGGCCAGCAATTTTGATAAATACCGAATGATTAGAATGAGAGAGGCACCTTTAGTGGAAACACACTTTGTAAAAAATGAGTTTTCACCTACCGGATTAGGGGAACCGACCTTACCTCCAGCAGGTGGTGCAGTAGCAAATGCATTCAAAGCAGCTACCGGCAATAGACTCTATAAACAACCATTCACCAAAACACCAGAACTTTTAAAAGTACCGAGCAAGGAAATTATAGGTTGA
- a CDS encoding MoaD/ThiS family protein, with amino-acid sequence MTILLFGVTKDIVGSSTLSVPTSSVTGRKIPKTVKELKQFLGETYPELNKLSSLAVAVNNAYAEDNETINSYDEIALIPPVSGG; translated from the coding sequence ATGACGATATTATTGTTTGGGGTTACCAAAGATATTGTGGGAAGTTCCACCTTATCTGTCCCCACATCTAGTGTTACAGGTAGAAAAATTCCAAAAACCGTAAAAGAATTAAAACAGTTTCTGGGTGAAACCTATCCAGAACTCAATAAATTATCCTCTTTGGCTGTTGCTGTTAACAATGCATATGCCGAGGATAATGAAACCATTAATTCTTACGATGAAATAGCGCTTATCCCTCCAGTTAGTGGTGGATAA
- a CDS encoding (2Fe-2S)-binding protein, with protein MPTYQIKVNGESKTVDVSEDTPVLWVLRDHLDLVGTKYGCGIGQCGACTIHVDGTAMRSCSMTLDQLDGKSITTIEGLSEDGTHPVQEAWKEVDVPQCGYCQAGQIMTASAFLENNPNPTEDDVKNAMHGNICRCASYSRIRKAVMIAADNMD; from the coding sequence ATGCCAACGTATCAAATTAAAGTCAATGGAGAATCCAAAACAGTAGATGTTTCTGAGGACACTCCAGTTTTATGGGTGCTAAGAGATCATTTAGATTTGGTCGGCACCAAGTATGGATGTGGAATTGGGCAGTGTGGAGCCTGTACCATTCATGTAGATGGAACAGCAATGAGAAGTTGCTCCATGACATTGGACCAGCTGGACGGTAAATCCATTACCACTATAGAAGGACTATCCGAGGATGGAACCCACCCTGTGCAAGAAGCATGGAAGGAAGTGGATGTTCCTCAATGCGGTTATTGCCAAGCTGGACAAATTATGACCGCGTCAGCATTTTTGGAGAATAACCCAAACCCTACAGAAGACGATGTAAAAAATGCAATGCATGGTAACATTTGTAGATGCGCATCCTACTCCAGAATCCGAAAAGCTGTCATGATTGCAGCTGATAACATGGATTAA
- a CDS encoding HesA/MoeB/ThiF family protein: MNSRYIRQTSLKEFGPDGQAKLFEAKVLVVGLGGLGLPVLQYLNAMGVGTLGLMDQDVVELHNLQRQVLYSEKDLGRLKLDVVHKKLSAQNSKTIFTTHDTFLTKENAVEVIKEYDLVVDATDNFPTRYLINDACVILKKPFVYGALHGFEGHVSVFNYQNGPTYRCLYPEMPKAEEVPNCNENGVLGVIPGIIGTLQALEAVKVLTGVGEVLSGKLMIYNGLNQHVSKINFKANPTNKRITQLQDFYEAVDCDIVPSISAKTYQSLRESNKKFTLIDVRTAEEFNQNHLDEAVNIPLDNLDVFEHQIDSNKEIYIICQSGKRSELALKHLRTTHPNLTFYHILGGMNKMMTVCP, translated from the coding sequence ATGAATTCTAGGTATATAAGACAAACCAGTCTAAAAGAGTTTGGCCCAGATGGGCAAGCAAAGCTTTTTGAAGCTAAAGTTTTGGTTGTAGGTCTAGGAGGGTTGGGGTTACCTGTTCTTCAATACCTTAATGCAATGGGAGTTGGGACATTGGGATTGATGGATCAAGATGTTGTTGAGTTACATAATTTGCAAAGACAAGTCCTGTACTCAGAAAAAGACTTGGGGAGATTGAAGTTGGATGTGGTTCATAAAAAACTTTCGGCACAAAATTCTAAAACAATATTTACTACCCACGATACTTTTTTGACCAAGGAAAATGCAGTGGAAGTCATTAAGGAATATGACCTTGTTGTGGATGCAACTGACAACTTTCCAACACGCTACCTCATTAATGATGCGTGTGTAATATTGAAAAAACCATTTGTTTATGGAGCATTGCATGGTTTTGAAGGACATGTGAGTGTTTTTAACTATCAAAACGGACCTACCTATCGTTGTTTATATCCAGAAATGCCCAAAGCTGAGGAGGTTCCAAATTGTAATGAAAACGGTGTTCTTGGAGTTATTCCAGGAATCATAGGAACACTGCAGGCTTTGGAAGCGGTAAAGGTGTTGACAGGAGTAGGGGAAGTGCTCTCAGGCAAGCTAATGATATACAACGGGCTGAACCAACATGTTAGCAAAATTAATTTTAAAGCCAATCCTACCAACAAGAGAATAACTCAGCTTCAAGATTTTTATGAAGCTGTAGACTGTGATATAGTTCCTTCCATAAGCGCAAAAACTTACCAATCATTAAGAGAATCAAATAAAAAATTTACTTTAATTGATGTTAGAACTGCAGAAGAGTTTAATCAAAATCATTTGGATGAGGCTGTAAACATCCCTCTGGATAATCTGGATGTATTTGAACATCAAATTGACTCGAACAAGGAGATTTATATCATCTGTCAGTCAGGAAAAAGAAGTGAATTGGCATTAAAACATCTCCGAACCACCCATCCAAACTTGACTTTTTATCATATTTTAGGAGGTATGAATAAAATGATGACCGTATGTCCCTAG
- a CDS encoding NTP transferase domain-containing protein, whose product MKEIGGNKAANLYGLVLAGGKSTRMGSDKGLIKYHSIPQQEHLYKLLERTCDKVFLSMREEQQSGMDNDFNTIVDQNEYRGPFNGILSAHKTYPNAAWFVLACDVPLIDLKALKNLADNRNPKKLATSYATKKNNLPEPLITIWEPEGLKRAISYLETSESTCPRKFLINSDVELINPKHDELLYNANSVSDYEFIKSKLEMTNEF is encoded by the coding sequence ATGAAAGAAATAGGAGGAAATAAGGCAGCCAATTTATATGGTTTGGTATTGGCAGGAGGAAAGAGCACTCGCATGGGATCTGATAAAGGATTGATTAAATATCATTCCATTCCACAACAAGAACACTTGTATAAGCTCTTGGAACGTACTTGTGACAAAGTTTTTCTAAGCATGCGCGAAGAACAACAATCGGGTATGGACAATGACTTCAATACTATTGTAGATCAAAACGAATATCGAGGTCCTTTTAATGGAATATTAAGTGCTCACAAAACCTATCCAAATGCAGCTTGGTTTGTACTTGCATGTGACGTTCCATTAATTGATTTGAAAGCTTTAAAAAACTTGGCGGATAATAGAAACCCTAAGAAATTAGCAACATCTTATGCCACAAAAAAAAACAATTTACCTGAGCCTTTAATCACAATTTGGGAACCAGAGGGGTTGAAAAGAGCAATTTCCTATCTGGAAACTTCTGAAAGTACCTGCCCTAGAAAGTTTTTGATTAATTCAGATGTGGAATTGATTAATCCAAAGCATGATGAACTATTGTATAACGCCAATTCTGTTTCAGATTATGAATTCATAAAATCTAAATTAGAAATGACCAATGAATTCTAG
- the moaA gene encoding GTP 3',8-cyclase MoaA codes for MLIDNHNRQINYLRLAVTDRCNLRCNYCMPSEGIDFVKNDKLLSIKELSQVSRILVDQGIDKIRITGGEPFVRKDLMVLLRELSEMKGLDDISVTTNATLIGPYIDELKELGIKNVNVSLDSINRETFERITRRKQFDTVHNNLIRLITEGFNVRINFIVLDGQNEQDILPILELMKHYNVSVRFLEEMPFNGGSKNFVAIKWNHKAILEHIIKEYPNFEKLVSPATSTSVNYKIQGHKGTFGIIPSFSRTFCGSCNRLRVTATGDVITCLYGKPKANLRDIMRKASAEKNVKNAILEAVGNRAKTGFEAQNEHSTTVFDSSMTSIGG; via the coding sequence ATGTTGATAGACAACCACAATAGACAAATTAATTACTTAAGACTCGCTGTAACAGACAGGTGCAATTTGCGATGTAATTATTGTATGCCTTCAGAAGGTATCGATTTTGTAAAAAATGACAAGCTGCTGTCCATAAAAGAGCTCTCGCAAGTGAGCCGGATTTTGGTAGACCAGGGAATAGATAAAATCCGAATTACTGGGGGAGAACCTTTTGTAAGGAAGGATTTGATGGTTTTGTTGAGAGAATTAAGTGAGATGAAAGGTCTAGATGACATTTCTGTCACTACGAATGCGACATTAATCGGTCCATATATTGATGAACTGAAGGAACTTGGCATTAAAAATGTTAATGTCAGTTTGGATTCCATAAATAGGGAGACTTTTGAACGCATTACCAGAAGGAAACAATTTGATACCGTACACAACAATTTAATCCGGCTTATTACCGAAGGGTTCAATGTCCGCATTAATTTTATTGTTTTAGATGGCCAAAATGAGCAGGACATTCTTCCTATTTTGGAATTGATGAAGCATTACAATGTTTCTGTACGGTTTCTTGAAGAAATGCCTTTTAACGGAGGTTCCAAAAACTTTGTCGCTATTAAATGGAATCATAAAGCAATTCTGGAGCATATTATAAAAGAATACCCAAATTTTGAAAAGCTAGTATCACCAGCGACATCCACATCTGTCAATTACAAAATACAAGGTCATAAAGGCACATTTGGTATTATTCCATCTTTCAGCAGAACTTTTTGTGGAAGTTGTAATAGGCTTAGGGTCACTGCTACCGGAGATGTCATTACCTGTTTGTATGGTAAGCCGAAAGCAAACCTGAGGGATATCATGCGTAAAGCTTCGGCAGAAAAAAATGTGAAGAATGCTATTTTAGAAGCTGTTGGGAACCGAGCTAAAACAGGTTTTGAAGCACAGAATGAACACTCCACGACCGTTTTTGATAGCTCCATGACTTCCATTGGCGGTTAA
- a CDS encoding molybdopterin molybdotransferase MoeA encodes MISFKTALQKVLDNAQDYGDERVDLIQSNNRILAETIIADRDFPPFDRATKDGIAINSDGILSPNQTFKVSGIAQAGSPQQVLQDNAECIEVMTGAMVPENADTVVMYEHISLDNGAFSLLKPVIKGQNIHYTGSDIVKSKELLKPGVQITAAEIGVLASVGKSEVLVKKSPKIAVIATGNELVEVDEKPLPYQIRKSNSFTLKGLLAKENISADLYHLVDEPDALKETLEVLVTDYDVLLLSGGVSKGKFDFLPETFDALGVEKIFHKVLQRPGKPFWFGKLKSKNTTVFSFPGNPVSTFVNYHVYFKPWLNKTLGVATPEFTVFLNESIHNKTDLTLFVGVTISIHNGELFAKIVTTTGSGDLIGLSKVDGFIRLGPKEVLDEGKNLVSFIPTREKV; translated from the coding sequence ATGATTTCTTTTAAAACTGCGTTACAAAAGGTTCTGGACAATGCCCAAGATTATGGGGACGAACGTGTTGACCTTATACAATCTAACAATAGGATTCTTGCTGAAACCATTATTGCGGATAGAGATTTCCCTCCATTTGATAGAGCTACCAAGGATGGAATTGCCATTAATTCTGATGGAATTTTATCCCCAAATCAAACCTTTAAAGTTTCAGGAATTGCGCAAGCAGGGAGTCCACAACAAGTTCTGCAGGACAATGCGGAATGTATAGAGGTAATGACCGGTGCCATGGTTCCTGAAAATGCAGATACTGTCGTCATGTATGAGCATATCTCCTTGGATAATGGAGCTTTTTCATTGCTTAAACCAGTCATAAAAGGTCAAAATATTCATTACACAGGGAGTGATATTGTTAAGAGCAAAGAACTGCTTAAACCGGGTGTTCAAATAACAGCTGCAGAAATAGGTGTTTTAGCATCTGTTGGAAAATCTGAAGTTTTGGTTAAAAAGTCACCAAAAATTGCAGTTATAGCTACTGGTAACGAATTGGTGGAAGTAGATGAGAAACCACTTCCATATCAAATTAGAAAATCAAACTCATTTACCTTGAAGGGATTGCTGGCAAAAGAAAATATTTCTGCAGACCTCTATCATCTGGTTGATGAACCTGATGCTTTAAAAGAGACGTTGGAAGTTCTAGTGACAGATTATGACGTTCTACTTTTAAGTGGTGGCGTCTCCAAAGGCAAATTTGATTTTTTACCAGAAACCTTTGATGCTTTGGGAGTGGAAAAAATATTCCATAAAGTTTTGCAACGCCCGGGAAAGCCATTTTGGTTTGGAAAACTGAAGTCAAAGAACACTACCGTATTTTCATTTCCAGGCAATCCAGTGTCCACCTTTGTCAATTACCATGTTTATTTTAAACCTTGGCTTAACAAAACTTTGGGAGTAGCTACACCAGAATTTACTGTATTTTTAAATGAGTCAATCCACAACAAAACAGATTTAACTCTTTTTGTTGGGGTTACAATCAGTATTCATAATGGTGAACTATTTGCAAAAATAGTAACCACTACAGGTTCAGGTGACCTCATAGGTCTTTCTAAAGTGGATGGTTTTATTCGGCTAGGCCCAAAAGAAGTTTTAGATGAAGGCAAAAATTTAGTTTCGTTTATACCCACAAGAGAAAAAGTATAG
- a CDS encoding XdhC family protein — translation MTHELKTIIQQYEKRRQLGDVAVLATVVALDGSSYRRPGVRMLIFENGDMVGAVSGGCVEKEVLRQAQSVFSNKVSKVMVYDGRYRLGCEGVLYILLEVFKPNEIFIAQFWDTINKRKPFFINSFYNKEHSENAGYHTVFNFDNASFFVNPTIENLAGGLLSFKQKMYPCFQLVIIGAEHDAVQLCTYAALTGWEVTIVATPNEEKTEKDFPGIKKLLNAEAETFQLKMDEQTAVVIMTHSFVKDLQFLIALKEEKGAYIGLLGPSRRREKLFNDLLERCPDISEGYLEQIHGPAGIDIGAETPQEIAISVMSEILAVINKKEPSLLKDKTGKIHA, via the coding sequence ATGACACATGAGTTAAAGACTATAATTCAACAATACGAAAAGAGACGGCAATTGGGTGACGTAGCAGTGTTGGCCACCGTTGTTGCTTTGGATGGATCATCTTATCGCAGGCCTGGTGTTCGCATGTTAATTTTTGAGAATGGGGACATGGTTGGTGCTGTTAGCGGTGGATGTGTTGAGAAAGAAGTCTTGAGACAGGCACAATCAGTTTTCTCAAATAAAGTGTCAAAAGTAATGGTGTACGATGGTAGATATCGCTTAGGATGCGAAGGGGTTCTTTATATTCTTCTAGAAGTCTTTAAACCAAACGAAATCTTCATAGCCCAATTTTGGGACACAATCAATAAAAGAAAGCCATTTTTTATAAACTCATTTTACAATAAAGAACATAGTGAAAATGCAGGGTATCATACCGTTTTTAATTTTGATAATGCTTCATTTTTTGTAAACCCGACAATAGAAAACTTAGCAGGCGGACTTTTAAGTTTTAAACAAAAAATGTATCCGTGTTTCCAATTAGTAATTATTGGTGCTGAACATGATGCTGTTCAATTATGTACATACGCCGCTTTAACGGGCTGGGAAGTCACTATTGTGGCAACTCCAAATGAAGAAAAGACCGAAAAAGACTTTCCAGGAATAAAAAAACTCCTGAACGCAGAAGCTGAAACCTTCCAATTAAAAATGGATGAACAGACTGCAGTAGTTATTATGACACACAGTTTTGTGAAAGATTTACAGTTCTTAATAGCACTTAAGGAGGAAAAAGGGGCCTATATCGGGCTCTTAGGACCATCACGAAGGCGTGAAAAACTCTTTAATGATTTATTGGAAAGATGTCCTGATATTTCTGAGGGATATCTAGAACAAATCCACGGGCCAGCAGGAATTGACATTGGCGCAGAAACACCACAGGAAATTGCCATTTCCGTAATGTCCGAGATTTTAGCTGTTATCAATAAAAAAGAGCCATCCCTTTTAAAAGATAAGACCGGAAAAATTCATGCATAG
- a CDS encoding DUF1080 domain-containing protein, whose product MISTKKLCSVFIFTFVLCCSFNANSQDANPLEGRWDIEMEFEGKTVPSWLEIRHSGHATFIGRFVFAFGSARPVSEVKIQDNTFSFSIPRQWEPEGDDMQFEGTLKDNALKGTMKYTNGTTWNWKGVKSPKLDYNENPEWDKPIALFNGKDLSGWNTDGDNQWVVKDGVLTSPKSGINLISDEKFMDFKLHAEFRYPEGSNSGIYLRGRYEVQIADNIGLEPSDIYFGGIYGFLEPNENAAKAANEWQTYDITLIGRRVTIVANGKTIISDQTIPGITGGALDSREWQPGSFMIQGDHGPVEFKSFEVTPIKSPSYE is encoded by the coding sequence ATGATTTCTACTAAAAAGTTGTGTTCTGTTTTCATTTTCACATTTGTTCTTTGTTGCTCTTTCAACGCAAATAGTCAAGATGCAAATCCTTTAGAGGGTAGATGGGATATTGAAATGGAATTTGAAGGAAAGACCGTTCCTTCTTGGTTAGAAATTAGACATTCTGGGCATGCCACGTTTATTGGTCGCTTCGTATTTGCTTTTGGGAGTGCAAGACCTGTATCAGAAGTCAAAATTCAAGACAACACCTTTAGTTTCAGTATTCCACGACAATGGGAGCCTGAAGGAGACGATATGCAGTTTGAAGGCACTTTGAAAGATAATGCTCTAAAAGGCACTATGAAATATACCAATGGGACCACTTGGAATTGGAAAGGAGTTAAGTCACCAAAACTAGACTACAACGAAAACCCTGAATGGGATAAACCTATAGCCCTTTTTAATGGAAAGGATTTATCTGGATGGAACACGGATGGTGATAACCAATGGGTGGTTAAAGACGGGGTATTAACAAGTCCTAAATCCGGTATAAACCTCATTAGTGATGAAAAGTTCATGGATTTTAAACTGCATGCCGAGTTCCGTTATCCAGAAGGCAGTAACAGCGGTATTTATCTTCGTGGCCGTTATGAAGTTCAAATAGCGGACAATATTGGGCTTGAGCCTTCTGATATTTATTTTGGAGGTATCTATGGGTTTTTGGAACCCAATGAAAATGCTGCCAAAGCTGCCAATGAATGGCAGACTTATGATATTACCTTGATTGGAAGAAGAGTAACCATTGTGGCCAATGGGAAAACCATTATCAGTGACCAAACCATTCCGGGAATTACCGGAGGTGCTTTGGATAGCAGGGAATGGCAACCAGGTTCTTTTATGATTCAAGGAGACCATGGCCCCGTTGAATTTAAAAGTTTTGAGGTTACACCTATTAAATCACCATCTTACGAATAA
- a CDS encoding sulfite exporter TauE/SafE family protein: MSLASGDFILLLLSFFIVATLYSAVGFGGGSSYLAILTLVLTSFFAIRSTALLCNLTVVLGSCLLFYKSGHLQVKKFLPFIVTSIPFAFIGASFRLKEHVFFILLGSSLIISAIALTYQTLKLKPKTNIKKYPNYVSYILGGGIGLLSGLVGIGGGIFLAPILNHMKWDKPIVIAALASFFILVNSISGIGGLIISNSFEVFWPEIVGLLFVVLLGGQLGVRMSIGKLSSNRIKLLTAFLVLFVGIRVLLKNGLELTLFS, from the coding sequence ATGTCCCTAGCCTCTGGCGATTTTATTTTACTACTTCTTTCCTTTTTCATTGTAGCAACATTATACTCTGCTGTTGGTTTTGGAGGTGGTTCAAGCTATTTGGCCATTTTAACATTGGTACTTACCAGCTTCTTTGCCATACGAAGTACAGCACTTTTATGCAATCTAACTGTCGTTTTAGGGAGTTGTCTTCTGTTTTATAAAAGCGGACACTTACAGGTTAAAAAGTTTCTTCCATTTATAGTCACTAGTATTCCATTTGCATTTATTGGAGCTTCGTTTCGGTTAAAGGAACATGTGTTTTTTATTCTTTTAGGTAGTTCCTTAATTATTTCAGCCATAGCACTTACCTATCAAACCTTAAAACTTAAACCAAAGACTAACATCAAAAAATATCCAAATTATGTTTCTTACATACTGGGTGGAGGTATTGGGTTGCTATCTGGTCTTGTTGGTATTGGTGGTGGCATTTTCTTGGCCCCTATACTTAACCATATGAAATGGGACAAACCCATTGTTATAGCCGCTTTGGCAAGTTTTTTTATCCTTGTTAATTCTATTTCGGGTATTGGTGGATTGATTATAAGCAACTCGTTTGAAGTATTTTGGCCTGAGATTGTAGGATTGTTATTTGTTGTGCTGTTAGGGGGGCAATTAGGTGTTAGAATGAGTATTGGGAAACTATCATCAAATAGAATCAAATTGCTTACGGCGTTTCTAGTTTTATTTGTTGGGATACGTGTATTATTAAAAAACGGATTAGAACTAACTCTATTTTCATGA